In Molothrus aeneus isolate 106 chromosome 3, BPBGC_Maene_1.0, whole genome shotgun sequence, a single genomic region encodes these proteins:
- the SDE2 gene encoding splicing regulator SDE2 has translation MAAPGPGSLWVRDPLGPRARPLPLPPGGGSVLCLRRHRARELNIPEESLYVKCNGRLVSDEDELQSGVVYSLEPRLCAGKGGFGSMLRALGAQIEKTTNREACRDLSGRRLRDVNHEKAMAEWVKKQAEREAEKEQRRLERLQRKLAEPRHTFTDPEYERQYREMAERQEESLRIGLQVIASKAMSAESGKSRKRPGEPGKSETKSEKRKCPWPGLDEATGSGCEDDNKDDSPCTPDRSCPSGSSANGSVGNPAECSSSSVASAEDSPSTSASEKPLEQPEGPGGDLQGEVCTGGQAEILSGEKNKMTEAPKEDTQGRNGVTQAQKEEQENVPAKAQETNQSQSTEVEPIDLLAFNSAAELEALGLEKLKVGLMSLGLKCGGTLKERAARLFSVRGLSRDQIKPSLFAKPPKGKTSG, from the exons ATggcggcgccggggccgggctcgCTGTGGGTGCGGGACCCGCTGGGGCCGCGGGCGAggccgctgccgctgccccccGGGGGCGGCTCCGTGCTCTGCCTCCGCCGCCACCGCGCTCGGGAGCTG aACATCCCAGAAGAAAGCTTGTATGTGAAGTGTAATGGGCGACTGGTCAGCGATGAAGATGAGTTGCAGAGTGGAGTTGTTTATAGCCTGGAGCCGAGGCTCTGTGCTGGAAAAGGAG ggTTTGGGTCGATGCTGCGAGCCCTGGGTGCTCAGATTGAGAAGACCACAAACAGAGAGGCGTGTCGGGATCTCAGTGGGAGGAGACTGAGGGATGTCAATCATGAGAAAGC GATGGCGGAGTGGGTGAAGAAGCAGGCGGAGCGGGAGGCGGAGAAGGAGCAGCGGCggctggagaggctgcagcGGAAGCTGGCGGAGCCGCGGCACACGTTCACCGACCCCGAGTACGAGCGGCAGTACCGAGAGATGGCCGAGCGCCAGGAGGAGTCGCTGCGCATCG GCTTGCAGGTTATTGCCAGCAAAGCAATGTCAGCAGAAAGTGGCAAGAGTCGGAAACGCCCGGGTGAGCCTGGGAAGAGCgaaacaaaatctgaaaaaagaaaatgtcctTG gccagggTTGGATGAGGCCACAGGCTCAGGCTGTGAGGATGACAATAAGGATGACTCCCCTTGTACACCTGACAGAAGTTGTCCATCAGGCAGCAGTGCTAATGGAAGTGTTGGAAATCCAGCTGAGTGTtcaagcagctctgtggcttcAGCAGAGGACAGTCCATCTACCAGTGCAAGTGAGAAACCACTGGAGCAGCCAGAAGGTCCTGGAGGAGATCTGCAAGGAGAGGTGTGCACAGGTGGGCAGGCTGAAATTCTGTCtggagaaaagaacaaaatgacAGAGGCCCCAAAGGAAGACACCCAAGGAAGGAATGGAGTGACTCAAGCTCagaaagaagaacaagaaaatgtTCCTGCTAAGGCACAGGAAACAAACCAGTCCCAGAGCACA gaGGTAGAACCAATAGACCTGCTGGCCTTCAACTCTGCTGCTGAACTGGAAGCCCTGGGTTTGGAGAAGCTGAAGGTGGGATTGATGTCTTTGGGACTGAAATGTGGAGGCACTTTgaaggaaagagcagcaaggCTTTTTTCAGTGAGAGGTCTGTCTAGAGACCAGATCAAGCCATCCTTATTTGCAAAGCCCCCTAAAGGGAAAACCTCTGGTTAG
- the H3-3A gene encoding histone H3.3, with translation MARTKQTARKSTGGKAPRKQLATKAARKSAPSTGGVKKPHRYRPGTVALREIRRYQKSTELLIRKLPFQRLVREIAQDFKTDLRFQSAAIGALQEASEAYLVGLFEDTNLCAIHAKRVTIMPKDIQLARRIRGERA, from the exons ATGGCCCGTACCAAGCAGACCGCCCGCAAGTCCACCGGTGGCAAGGCGCCCCGCAAGCAGCTCGCCACCAAAGCCGCCCGCAAGAGCGCGCCCTCCACTGGCGGGGTGAAGAAGCCGCACCGCTACAG GCCGGGTACCGTGGCTCTGCGTGAAATCAGGCGCTATCAAAAGTCCACCGAACTTTTGATCCGCAAACTCCCCTTCCAGCGTCTGGTGCGTGAAATTGCTCAGGACTTCAAGACAGATCTGCGCTTCCAGAGCGCTGCCATCGGTGCTTTGCAG GAGGCAAGTGAAGCCTACTTGGTTGGGCTGTTTGAAGACACCAACCTGTGTGCTATCCATGCCAAACGTGTCACAATCATGCCAAAAGATATCCAGCTAGCACGCCGCATACGTGGGGAGCGTGCCTAA